One window of Candidatus Saganbacteria bacterium genomic DNA carries:
- a CDS encoding homospermidine synthase: MNKKIKFNEKILIIGCGSVSQCAIPLVIKLINVPPKNVTIMDYVDNRKRVKDSIKKGVKYVKNRVTKENYKALLSKFVGSGDLIIDLAWNIECAAMLNYCRDNNILYVNTSVEEWDPYKDGRRNDPTKYTLYARHMDLRKEIGKWGANNGPTAVVDHGANPGLVSHFTKHALIQIAEKIIHEKPKDKRVEKLKTYIKGKDFSRLAQLTGVKVIHISERDTQITNKPKQVNEFVNTWSIEGFFEEGVAPAELGWGTHEKYVPKNAFFHEIGPRNQICLATIGMKTWVRSWVPCGEITGMVIRHGEAFSISDRLTVWENDKAVYRPTVHYAYCPTDSAINSLHELEMRQYHMQEKLRIMNDEIIDGEDQLGVLLMGHDFNSWWTGSLLDIHTARKLVPGQQATTLQVAISVVAASIWMIKNPKRGFCLPDDLDHEEILGISMPYIKPFHSKAVDWTPLKNLNTKFTSFDSPRPKDEDVWQFTTFLVDKSNC; the protein is encoded by the coding sequence ATGAATAAAAAAATTAAGTTCAACGAAAAGATCTTGATCATCGGATGCGGATCTGTCTCACAGTGTGCTATCCCCCTTGTTATTAAGTTGATAAATGTTCCCCCGAAAAATGTAACGATCATGGATTATGTTGATAACCGCAAAAGGGTCAAAGATAGCATAAAAAAGGGCGTAAAATATGTAAAGAACAGGGTAACAAAAGAAAATTACAAAGCTCTTCTTTCTAAGTTTGTTGGTTCCGGCGACCTTATTATCGACTTGGCTTGGAATATCGAATGTGCAGCGATGCTTAACTATTGCAGGGATAATAATATACTTTATGTGAACACTTCCGTCGAGGAATGGGACCCATATAAAGACGGCAGACGCAATGATCCGACCAAATATACATTATATGCTAGGCATATGGACCTTAGGAAAGAAATAGGAAAGTGGGGCGCAAACAATGGCCCGACCGCAGTCGTTGACCATGGCGCAAACCCCGGGCTTGTCTCGCATTTTACAAAGCATGCCCTTATACAGATAGCGGAGAAAATAATCCACGAGAAGCCAAAGGATAAAAGAGTTGAAAAGTTAAAAACATATATCAAGGGTAAGGACTTTTCGAGATTAGCGCAGCTCACAGGCGTAAAGGTCATCCATATATCCGAACGCGATACGCAGATCACAAATAAGCCAAAACAAGTCAACGAATTCGTAAATACATGGAGTATTGAAGGGTTTTTTGAGGAAGGTGTTGCTCCCGCGGAACTAGGGTGGGGAACGCACGAAAAATATGTCCCAAAAAATGCTTTCTTCCATGAGATAGGGCCTAGAAACCAGATATGCCTTGCAACGATCGGTATGAAGACTTGGGTAAGGTCATGGGTGCCTTGTGGCGAGATTACAGGCATGGTCATTCGCCACGGCGAGGCTTTCAGTATTTCCGATAGGCTTACAGTTTGGGAAAATGACAAAGCGGTCTACAGGCCGACGGTTCATTACGCGTATTGTCCGACGGATTCCGCTATAAATTCTCTTCATGAGCTTGAAATGCGCCAATATCACATGCAGGAAAAATTGAGGATCATGAACGACGAGATAATTGACGGTGAAGATCAGCTTGGTGTGCTTCTGATGGGCCATGACTTCAATTCGTGGTGGACAGGCAGCCTGCTTGATATCCATACCGCGAGAAAACTGGTTCCCGGGCAGCAAGCAACAACTCTTCAGGTCGCGATATCTGTTGTCGCGGCTTCAATTTGGATGATAAAGAACCCAAAGAGAGGCTTCTGTCTTCCGGATGATCTTGATCACGAAGAAATATTGGGAATTTCTATGCCTTATATCAAGCCATTCCATTCAAAAGCGGTAGATTGGACGCCTCTTAAGAATTTGAACACAAAATTCACTTCTTTTGATTCGCCTCGCCCGAAAGACGAGGATGTTTGGCAATTCACGACTTTTTTGGTCGACAAGAGCAATTGCTAG
- the typA gene encoding translational GTPase TypA yields MSKILNIAIIAHVDHGKTTLTDHLLRQGGAFSDREEVTELVMDSNDLEKERGITIFSKNCSIHYKDTKINIVDTPGHADFGSEVERVLKMVDSVLLLVDAKEGPMPQTKFVLSKSLKLGLRPIVIINKIDKTGQRAHAVIDMIFDLFVRLDATDAQLDFPIVYTISREGVAKYNLEDEGKDLTPLFETILKHVKPYPDKSSDPLQVQVTNLAYDDYVGRIAIGRVSSGKLEKSMNIAVSKRDGSLVPGKIVKLSNFEGLKKVEIQAAECGDIVSIAGIPDITIGETITTAENPAPLPLLEIDEPTLNMEFLVNDSPFAGREGKFVTNRHIRERLELELQTNVGLRVEEIGGADGFKVSGRGELHISILLEEMRREGYEVQVSQPKVIFKTVNNEKMEPIEQAIIQIPEEFAGTVIEKLGKRRGEMQDMNNKNGTTTLNYLIPTRGLLGFRSAFIMDTKGEGLLNHAFFRYERYKGEISKRQNGVLISGTNGKTASYALNNIQERGTLFVEPGVQVYEGMIVGENARDQDMTVNACKEKKQTNIRASSADIAVKLTPPIKLTLEQALEFIDNDELVEITPKSVRLRKKYLTENERARKK; encoded by the coding sequence ATGAGTAAGATATTGAACATTGCGATAATAGCCCACGTTGACCATGGAAAAACGACTTTAACGGACCATCTTTTAAGGCAAGGAGGGGCTTTTTCAGATAGGGAAGAAGTAACCGAACTTGTAATGGACTCAAATGACCTTGAAAAAGAGCGAGGGATCACGATATTTTCCAAAAATTGTTCTATCCACTATAAAGACACGAAGATAAATATCGTGGACACCCCTGGCCATGCCGATTTTGGATCGGAAGTCGAACGGGTGCTTAAAATGGTGGATAGCGTGCTCCTATTGGTTGACGCAAAAGAAGGGCCAATGCCCCAAACAAAGTTCGTTCTCTCAAAATCGCTAAAGCTAGGCCTTCGGCCTATAGTCATAATCAACAAGATCGATAAGACCGGACAGCGGGCCCATGCCGTCATCGATATGATCTTTGACCTATTTGTTAGGCTTGACGCAACTGATGCACAGCTTGATTTCCCGATCGTTTATACGATCTCAAGGGAAGGCGTCGCAAAATATAATCTTGAAGACGAAGGAAAAGACCTGACGCCGCTTTTTGAAACAATCCTTAAGCATGTAAAACCATACCCGGATAAGAGCTCGGACCCGCTTCAAGTGCAGGTCACAAATTTGGCATACGACGATTATGTCGGCCGCATAGCGATCGGACGGGTTTCATCTGGAAAGCTCGAAAAAAGCATGAATATTGCCGTAAGCAAACGTGATGGTTCTCTTGTCCCAGGAAAGATAGTTAAACTTTCAAATTTTGAGGGTTTAAAAAAAGTGGAGATTCAAGCCGCCGAATGCGGGGATATCGTATCGATCGCAGGTATCCCAGATATCACAATTGGTGAGACCATAACTACGGCAGAAAACCCCGCACCCCTGCCCTTGCTAGAAATAGATGAACCCACCCTTAATATGGAATTTTTGGTCAATGACTCTCCATTTGCCGGACGCGAAGGCAAATTTGTCACAAATAGGCATATAAGGGAAAGATTGGAACTCGAACTCCAAACAAATGTCGGATTGCGGGTAGAAGAGATCGGCGGCGCCGATGGTTTCAAAGTTTCAGGCCGCGGGGAACTCCACATCTCGATCCTGTTGGAAGAGATGCGGAGGGAAGGGTACGAAGTGCAGGTTTCACAGCCTAAAGTAATATTTAAGACCGTGAACAATGAGAAGATGGAGCCTATTGAACAAGCAATAATCCAGATCCCTGAAGAATTTGCAGGTACAGTCATCGAAAAGCTTGGAAAACGCCGTGGTGAAATGCAGGATATGAACAACAAGAACGGAACAACAACCCTTAACTACCTTATCCCGACGAGGGGTCTTTTGGGATTTCGTTCCGCATTCATAATGGATACAAAGGGCGAAGGATTGCTTAACCACGCATTTTTCAGGTATGAGAGATATAAAGGTGAGATATCAAAAAGGCAAAATGGCGTATTGATCTCCGGCACTAACGGCAAAACGGCCTCGTATGCCCTAAACAACATCCAGGAAAGAGGGACATTATTTGTGGAACCCGGTGTACAAGTATACGAAGGAATGATAGTCGGTGAGAACGCCCGCGACCAGGACATGACAGTTAACGCATGCAAAGAAAAAAAACAGACAAATATCCGCGCCTCAAGCGCTGACATTGCCGTAAAGCTTACGCCACCGATAAAGCTTACGCTCGAACAGGCTTTGGAATTCATTGATAACGACGAACTTGTAGAAATCACTCCCAAAAGCGTCAGGCTCCGCAAAAAATACCTGACCGAGAACGAAAGAGCCAGGAAGAAATAA